In one window of Fusobacteria bacterium ZRK30 DNA:
- the lgt gene encoding prolipoprotein diacylglyceryl transferase, giving the protein MDPVFFTIGSFEVHYYGLMYAIAFLLGIELVKIEGKRKGFNPALMENFAFIAMISGLLGGRLYYVLFNPTYYFSHPGDILAVWKGGMAIHGGILGGIVGTYFFAKKHKISMWSLGDIAAAPFILGQAIGRIGNFMNGEVHGVPTFTPFSVIFSIKPKFVEWFDTYNSLSLTAQMKFKELVPWGIVFPDPSPAGTEFPGLALHPAMLYELILNFIAFLSIWFFFKHKNYKAGTVWFIYIIEYSLIRTFVSFFRSEDLMFYGFRAPHVISVILVIWSVLMIKYFNRKKVVSNK; this is encoded by the coding sequence ATGGATCCGGTGTTTTTTACCATTGGAAGTTTTGAAGTACATTACTACGGTCTTATGTATGCCATTGCATTTTTATTAGGAATTGAACTGGTTAAGATAGAAGGAAAGAGAAAGGGGTTTAACCCTGCCCTCATGGAAAATTTTGCCTTTATAGCTATGATCTCTGGTTTATTGGGAGGGAGACTTTATTATGTGTTGTTTAATCCTACCTACTACTTCAGTCATCCGGGAGATATATTGGCAGTCTGGAAGGGCGGAATGGCCATCCATGGAGGAATTTTAGGAGGAATAGTCGGTACATATTTCTTTGCTAAGAAGCATAAGATATCTATGTGGAGTTTAGGAGATATTGCTGCTGCACCATTTATCTTAGGTCAGGCCATTGGGAGAATAGGTAATTTTATGAATGGAGAAGTTCATGGTGTTCCTACATTTACCCCGTTCAGTGTTATATTTTCTATTAAACCAAAATTTGTAGAGTGGTTCGATACCTACAATTCTTTGAGTTTAACTGCCCAGATGAAGTTCAAGGAATTAGTTCCTTGGGGAATTGTATTCCCAGATCCATCTCCGGCAGGAACAGAGTTTCCAGGGTTAGCTTTACATCCGGCTATGTTATATGAACTGATATTAAACTTTATAGCTTTTTTGTCTATTTGGTTTTTTTTCAAACATAAAAATTATAAAGCTGGAACAGTCTGGTTTATCTATATAATAGAGTACAGCCTTATCAGAACTTTCGTCAGTTTCTTTAGAAGTGAAGATCTGATGTTTTACGGGTTCCGTGCTCCCCATGTTATCAGTGTAATTTTAGTTATCTGGTCAGTACTCATGATCAAATACTTTAACAGGAAAAAAGTAGTCTCTAACAAATAA
- a CDS encoding FprA family A-type flavoprotein, protein MHNIEKISEDIFWVGVNDRKTQRFENYLPLDKGVSYNSYLILDEKVALIDTVEIGTSENFIEKIEGVLQGRKIDYLIINHMEPDHAGAIKDVIRLYPDITLVGNVKTFPMLDAFYDCSKERCEKNRLVVKEGDTLELGKHTLTFAMVPMVHWPESMVSFESTTGTLFSNDAFGSFGSLDGGIFDDQLNLSFYEDEMRRYYSNIVGKYGAPTQAAIKKLGGLDIKCIAPCHGPVWRSDIPRVLGHYDAWSKMEPEAEGVVIVYGSMYGNTEKMANAIARQLSKEGIIDIKLYDASKTDHSYIISDIWKYQGLIIGSCSHNNAVYPKVQPLLSKLQNYGLKNRYLGIFGNMMWSGGGVKGIQAFADSLRGIEVVGESVEVKGTPRSEDYTKLEAIATAMADKLKEARK, encoded by the coding sequence ATGCATAACATTGAAAAAATAAGTGAAGATATTTTTTGGGTAGGGGTAAACGATAGAAAAACTCAAAGATTTGAGAACTATCTACCATTAGATAAGGGAGTTTCTTATAACTCATACCTTATTTTGGATGAAAAGGTGGCACTTATCGATACAGTAGAGATTGGAACCAGTGAAAACTTTATAGAGAAAATAGAGGGTGTATTACAAGGGAGAAAGATAGATTATTTAATAATAAACCATATGGAACCAGACCATGCAGGAGCTATAAAGGATGTAATCAGACTATATCCTGATATTACTCTAGTAGGAAATGTAAAGACTTTTCCAATGTTAGATGCATTTTATGACTGCTCAAAGGAACGTTGTGAAAAGAACAGATTGGTAGTTAAGGAAGGGGATACCTTAGAATTAGGTAAACATACCCTTACATTTGCTATGGTACCGATGGTACATTGGCCGGAATCTATGGTTTCATTTGAATCTACTACAGGAACATTATTTTCAAATGATGCATTTGGAAGTTTTGGTTCATTAGACGGTGGGATCTTTGATGACCAGTTAAACCTTAGTTTCTATGAGGATGAGATGAGAAGATATTATTCAAATATCGTAGGTAAGTATGGAGCTCCTACACAGGCTGCTATAAAAAAATTAGGAGGATTGGATATCAAGTGTATCGCTCCTTGTCACGGTCCGGTGTGGAGATCAGATATACCTAGAGTATTAGGTCACTACGATGCATGGTCTAAGATGGAACCTGAAGCAGAAGGAGTAGTAATAGTTTATGGTTCAATGTATGGAAATACAGAAAAGATGGCAAATGCAATTGCAAGACAGCTGTCTAAAGAGGGAATCATCGATATAAAGTTATATGATGCATCTAAAACAGATCACTCATATATAATCAGTGATATATGGAAATATCAAGGATTAATTATAGGATCTTGTTCACATAACAATGCAGTTTATCCAAAAGTTCAACCACTTTTATCTAAACTGCAAAACTACGGATTAAAAAACAGATATTTAGGTATCTTTGGAAATATGATGTGGAGTGGAGGAGGAGTAAAAGGAATACAAGCTTTTGCTGACTCACTTAGAGGAATAGAGGTTGTAGGAGAATCTGTAGAAGTAAAAGGAACTCCAAGATCGGAAGATTATACAAAGTTAGAAGCTATTGCAACTGCTATGGCAGATAAGTTAAAAGAAGCAAGAAAATAA
- a CDS encoding M15 family metallopeptidase, whose protein sequence is MKKVSKRTLKNLSGVNSKLALIVGMVLARGKVDLTVISGLRTAQKQNKIFLDGRSQLDGYNKISYHQTGNAIDFIPYPFVINDWRDVNRFVLIGQELKLAAKHLGFNYSYGGDWKTFKDYGHFELHEK, encoded by the coding sequence ATGAAAAAAGTATCTAAAAGAACATTAAAAAATTTATCAGGAGTTAATTCAAAACTTGCTTTAATTGTAGGTATGGTACTAGCGAGGGGTAAAGTTGATTTAACTGTTATTAGTGGACTTAGAACTGCTCAGAAACAAAATAAAATATTTTTAGATGGGAGATCTCAATTAGATGGATATAATAAGATCTCATATCATCAAACAGGGAATGCAATTGATTTTATTCCCTATCCATTTGTGATTAATGATTGGAGAGACGTAAATAGATTTGTGTTGATAGGTCAGGAGTTAAAGTTAGCAGCTAAACATCTAGGATTTAATTATTCCTATGGTGGAGATTGGAAAACCTTTAAGGACTACGGACATTTTGAACTTCATGAAAAATAA
- the htpG gene encoding molecular chaperone HtpG, whose translation MHKETLNFQTETKELLNLMIHSIYTHKEIFLRELISNASDALDKLKFKALTDQNILKDDNEFKIEIFINKEKNTITIKDNGIGMTHEEVISNIGTIAKSGSRAFTEAMKEAKNNKDDLSIIGQFGVGFYSSFMIANKITLKTKSPDSETGVKWVSTGEGSFTIEDTKKSHRGTEIILHLREEENKEDSNAEYLEEYKIKELIQKYSDYVRYPILLEVTKTVEDEETKEKIETVEQEKINSQTPLWKKSKTEITEEEYNEFYQGKFHDWTNPLKTIHFKVEGNLDYSALLYIPSKTPMDFYSKEFEKGLQLYSKNVFIMEKCKELIPDHFRFIKGLVDSPDLSLNISREILQQNRQLGIIAKNLEKKIQRELEKMLKTDRDEYIKFWNEFGINIKGGIYENFGRYKDTLKNLLIFNTTNDENMTTLTEYKERMPEDQKHIYYVSGDNIKSLEKMPQLEGIKAKGWEVLYFTDKIDEFAIKSLGNFEDITFKSIHEANEELSSDDDKKMLDEVEKDNSDLFAKIKEALGDKVSKVRPTTRLKSSAVCLVSGTDGISFEMEKLMAEMPGENPMGTIKAERILEINSNHELFKALIKVNEIHPENLNKYAEVLYSQALLIEGFQLEDPIEFANNMTDLLIKASKN comes from the coding sequence ATGCATAAAGAAACATTAAATTTTCAAACTGAAACTAAAGAACTGTTGAACCTGATGATCCATTCTATCTACACACATAAAGAAATTTTTTTAAGAGAATTAATCTCTAATGCCAGTGATGCCCTGGACAAACTAAAATTTAAAGCCCTTACAGATCAAAATATATTAAAAGATGACAATGAATTTAAGATAGAGATATTTATAAATAAAGAAAAAAATACCATTACTATCAAGGATAATGGTATCGGGATGACCCATGAAGAGGTTATCTCAAATATCGGTACCATTGCAAAATCAGGGTCCCGTGCATTTACAGAGGCTATGAAAGAAGCCAAAAATAACAAAGATGACCTGTCTATCATCGGACAATTCGGAGTAGGTTTCTATTCATCATTTATGATAGCCAACAAGATAACTCTTAAGACTAAAAGTCCCGATTCTGAGACAGGAGTTAAATGGGTATCTACAGGAGAAGGCAGCTTTACTATAGAGGATACTAAAAAATCTCACAGAGGAACTGAGATCATCCTTCACCTGAGAGAGGAAGAGAATAAAGAGGATTCCAATGCAGAGTATTTAGAGGAGTACAAGATCAAAGAGTTGATCCAAAAATATTCTGACTATGTAAGATATCCAATCCTCCTTGAAGTAACTAAAACTGTTGAAGACGAAGAAACTAAGGAAAAGATAGAAACAGTAGAACAGGAAAAGATAAATTCCCAGACTCCTCTATGGAAAAAATCTAAAACTGAGATCACAGAAGAGGAATACAATGAATTTTATCAGGGAAAATTCCACGACTGGACAAACCCTTTAAAAACTATCCATTTTAAGGTAGAAGGAAATTTAGATTATTCGGCACTCCTGTATATCCCGTCTAAAACTCCTATGGATTTTTATTCTAAAGAGTTTGAAAAAGGACTTCAGTTATATAGTAAAAATGTATTTATCATGGAAAAGTGCAAAGAATTGATCCCAGATCACTTTAGATTTATCAAGGGACTGGTAGATTCACCGGATCTTTCTCTGAATATATCCCGTGAGATCTTACAGCAAAACAGGCAGTTAGGAATAATTGCTAAAAATCTGGAGAAAAAGATCCAGAGGGAATTAGAGAAGATGTTAAAAACTGACAGAGATGAATATATTAAATTCTGGAATGAATTCGGTATAAATATCAAAGGCGGAATCTATGAAAATTTTGGCAGATATAAAGATACATTAAAAAATCTTTTGATCTTTAACACTACAAATGATGAGAATATGACTACTCTGACAGAATATAAGGAGAGAATGCCTGAAGATCAAAAACATATCTACTATGTTTCCGGGGATAATATCAAAAGTCTGGAAAAAATGCCTCAATTAGAGGGGATTAAAGCCAAAGGGTGGGAAGTTTTATACTTTACCGACAAGATCGATGAATTTGCCATCAAATCTTTAGGAAACTTTGAAGATATTACATTTAAATCTATCCACGAAGCCAATGAAGAGCTTTCCAGTGACGACGACAAGAAGATGTTAGATGAGGTAGAAAAGGATAATTCTGATCTATTTGCTAAGATTAAGGAAGCTTTAGGAGATAAAGTTTCAAAGGTCAGACCTACTACAAGACTTAAATCCAGTGCTGTCTGCCTTGTAAGCGGTACAGACGGGATCTCATTTGAGATGGAAAAATTAATGGCTGAGATGCCTGGAGAAAATCCTATGGGAACTATCAAAGCAGAGAGGATTTTAGAGATAAATTCCAACCATGAATTATTTAAGGCCCTGATTAAGGTCAATGAAATACATCCAGAAAACTTAAATAAGTATGCAGAAGTATTGTATTCTCAAGCTTTACTTATAGAAGGATTCCAATTAGAAGATCCTATAGAATTTGCCAACAATATGACAGATCTGTTAATAAAGGCATCTAAAAACTAA
- a CDS encoding ABC transporter substrate-binding protein yields the protein MKKVIFLIVIGLWIVSCGKSEESKTEVKDTLVYAQLSESKSLDPHAVTDQYSQRVIANIYDRLVEVDENMKVVPSLAEFWENIDPLTTVFHLKKGVHFRSGKKVTAEDVKFSLERAMKSPKLGSLYSLFDKVDIIDENTVSITTKKPFGPLLYHLSHKSASILNAEFAKTHDLNQEADGTGGYFLDSWNIGDYILLEKNPDYFKGEPSIKYIKIRSIPEENSKVIGLETGEIDIAADLESMSRNTVLENPDLTLAETNSFSVQFLGMNVDKPFLKDIKVRKAIAMAIDKKTIIDTILMGAVKDANSFLAPGVFGYSKDVNTYQYNPEEAKKLITQSGYKDIELTVLTSNNTTRAQICEVIQAQLKEVGITLNIEVVEWGAFLSDTSTGKAELYMLGWSPSTGDADYGLVPNTHSSNKGSGGNRSFYENKNLDKILDDAKEELDTEKRLALYKEAQKIINTDAAFLPIYYQLSNAGLSKDVAGYVQTSANYPYFYKLSFKK from the coding sequence ATGAAAAAAGTTATTTTTTTAATAGTTATAGGCCTGTGGATTGTTTCATGCGGAAAAAGTGAGGAAAGTAAAACTGAAGTAAAAGACACCCTGGTCTATGCTCAACTGAGTGAATCCAAGAGTTTGGACCCTCATGCTGTTACCGACCAATATTCTCAAAGAGTTATAGCCAATATATATGACAGATTGGTAGAGGTAGATGAAAATATGAAAGTTGTTCCCAGCCTGGCTGAGTTTTGGGAAAATATAGATCCCCTTACAACTGTATTTCACTTGAAGAAAGGTGTCCACTTTCGTAGTGGGAAAAAAGTTACAGCAGAAGATGTAAAGTTTTCTTTAGAGAGAGCCATGAAATCTCCTAAATTAGGAAGTTTATACTCCCTGTTCGACAAGGTTGATATTATCGATGAAAATACTGTGTCCATTACCACTAAAAAACCATTTGGTCCTTTACTGTACCACTTATCCCATAAATCAGCTTCTATTCTGAATGCAGAATTTGCAAAAACTCACGACCTCAACCAAGAGGCCGATGGTACTGGAGGATATTTTTTAGATTCTTGGAATATAGGAGACTATATCCTTTTAGAAAAGAATCCTGACTACTTTAAAGGTGAACCAAGTATTAAATACATAAAAATTAGGAGTATCCCAGAAGAAAATAGTAAAGTTATTGGTCTTGAAACCGGGGAGATAGATATAGCAGCCGATTTAGAATCTATGTCTAGAAATACAGTCCTTGAAAATCCTGATTTAACCTTAGCAGAAACTAACTCATTCAGTGTCCAATTTCTTGGAATGAACGTAGACAAACCTTTTTTAAAGGATATTAAGGTCAGAAAAGCCATAGCTATGGCTATCGACAAAAAAACTATTATCGATACTATCCTAATGGGAGCTGTAAAGGATGCAAACAGTTTTCTTGCACCTGGGGTATTCGGATATTCAAAAGATGTAAATACATATCAATATAACCCTGAGGAAGCAAAAAAACTCATAACCCAGTCTGGATATAAAGATATTGAACTTACGGTTCTTACCAGTAATAACACTACCAGAGCACAAATTTGCGAAGTAATTCAGGCTCAATTAAAAGAGGTCGGAATTACACTAAATATAGAAGTTGTAGAATGGGGAGCATTTTTGTCCGATACTTCTACAGGAAAGGCAGAGCTATATATGCTAGGATGGTCTCCTTCTACAGGGGATGCTGATTACGGTTTAGTTCCTAATACCCATAGCAGCAACAAGGGAAGCGGAGGAAATAGAAGCTTCTATGAAAATAAAAATTTAGATAAAATTTTGGATGATGCAAAGGAAGAATTGGATACAGAAAAAAGACTGGCTCTCTATAAGGAAGCTCAGAAGATTATCAATACAGATGCTGCATTTTTACCCATCTACTATCAGTTATCAAATGCAGGATTGAGTAAAGATGTTGCAGGGTATGTTCAGACATCGGCAAACTATCCCTATTTTTATAAGTTAAGTTTTAAAAAATAA
- a CDS encoding gamma-glutamyl-gamma-aminobutyrate hydrolase family protein, which yields MKNMIVGLSGSQRDFDNTGFIRDYVNKHYPDSIIKIGGTPIILPLADDEETISKYIDLIDGLILTGGDDVNPQLFQEESLPETQIPDPKRDSFDMLLIKYAIQKNIPILGVCRGMQLLNIYFGGSLYQDLKYNKEVYLKHLQGESSPHIPVHKVIPVEDSFLDKLFTDDLWVNSFHHQSIKEVGDSLKVSAKSSDNVIEAIEYIDDNHFILGVQWHPEMMYSQGDNGDMKKLFQYFMDRLKQKKLNKI from the coding sequence ATGAAAAATATGATAGTAGGCCTCAGTGGCTCTCAACGTGATTTTGATAATACAGGATTTATCAGGGATTATGTAAATAAACATTATCCCGACTCTATAATAAAGATTGGGGGAACTCCTATTATTTTACCCTTAGCCGATGATGAAGAGACCATCTCTAAATATATAGATCTCATAGATGGTTTAATTTTAACCGGAGGAGACGATGTTAATCCCCAATTATTCCAGGAGGAGTCCCTCCCGGAAACTCAGATTCCAGATCCTAAAAGAGATTCTTTTGATATGCTTCTTATAAAATATGCCATCCAGAAAAATATCCCCATCTTGGGAGTCTGCCGAGGGATGCAGCTTTTAAATATATATTTTGGAGGATCCCTCTATCAAGATTTAAAATACAATAAAGAGGTCTATCTAAAACACCTTCAGGGTGAGAGCAGCCCTCATATCCCTGTACACAAGGTTATTCCCGTTGAAGATTCATTTTTAGATAAGCTCTTTACCGATGATCTATGGGTTAACTCCTTTCATCACCAGAGTATCAAGGAGGTAGGAGATAGCTTAAAAGTATCTGCCAAATCTAGCGATAATGTTATCGAAGCCATTGAATATATTGATGATAATCACTTTATATTAGGAGTTCAATGGCACCCTGAGATGATGTATTCCCAAGGGGATAACGGGGATATGAAAAAATTATTTCAATATTTTATGGATCGATTAAAGCAAAAAAAATTAAATAAAATTTAG
- a CDS encoding M20/M25/M40 family metallo-hydrolase, with the protein MRLDSVKLIEKLSNAYGVSGFEDDVVEIIKDKFGDIFEIQEDFMRNLVIYRKGHKGDKPIVMLDGHSDEVGFIIQSIKANGTMRFLPLGGWMAQNIPGHKVRVKNSKGKYIEGVVATKPPHFMKGPITLQPIHEMVIDVGATSYEEIIEVFQIEPGAPVIPDVKFSMDQKTGVMLGKAFDNRLGCAAVLETMLTLEGADLDVDVVGSISVQEEVGCRGAKVNANTVKPDLAVVFEGSPADDTFMDSYDSQGALKKGTQIRHFDMRLIANHRLISFSKSVARENKIPFQCAVRSGGGTDAGPIHMENKAVPSLILGMPVRYAHTHYGFSALEDYRATVDLTVEILKRLNSDQLQKF; encoded by the coding sequence ATGAGGTTAGATTCGGTAAAGCTTATTGAAAAATTATCAAATGCTTATGGAGTATCGGGATTTGAAGATGATGTAGTAGAGATTATAAAGGATAAATTTGGAGATATTTTTGAAATTCAGGAAGATTTTATGAGAAATCTGGTGATATACAGAAAGGGTCACAAGGGGGATAAACCCATAGTTATGTTAGATGGTCATTCAGATGAGGTGGGATTTATCATCCAGAGTATCAAAGCCAATGGTACTATGAGGTTTTTACCCTTGGGAGGATGGATGGCACAAAACATACCAGGACATAAGGTAAGGGTGAAGAATTCCAAAGGAAAGTATATAGAAGGGGTGGTAGCCACAAAACCGCCACACTTTATGAAAGGGCCTATTACCCTCCAGCCTATCCATGAGATGGTGATAGATGTAGGAGCGACGAGTTATGAGGAAATTATAGAGGTATTTCAGATTGAACCAGGAGCACCGGTTATTCCTGATGTTAAATTTTCCATGGATCAGAAGACAGGTGTAATGCTGGGAAAAGCTTTTGATAACAGGTTAGGATGTGCAGCTGTTTTAGAAACCATGCTGACATTGGAAGGAGCTGATTTAGATGTAGATGTGGTAGGTTCTATATCAGTTCAAGAGGAGGTAGGGTGCAGAGGAGCAAAGGTTAATGCAAATACTGTAAAACCGGATTTAGCTGTTGTCTTTGAAGGGTCTCCTGCAGATGATACATTTATGGATAGTTATGATTCTCAAGGGGCACTAAAAAAAGGAACACAGATAAGACATTTTGATATGAGACTCATTGCAAACCATAGATTGATCTCATTTAGTAAATCGGTGGCAAGGGAAAATAAGATACCATTTCAATGTGCAGTCCGAAGTGGAGGAGGGACAGATGCAGGACCTATCCATATGGAGAATAAAGCTGTTCCCAGCCTTATATTGGGGATGCCTGTAAGATATGCTCATACACACTATGGATTTTCAGCATTGGAAGATTATAGAGCTACTGTGGACCTTACAGTGGAGATTTTAAAAAGGTTAAACTCAGATCAATTACAAAAATTTTAA
- the pnuC gene encoding nicotinamide riboside transporter PnuC encodes MILASDFKGWRKGEYLWLGVSLLTTVSASLYLKAGGMSIIAMIINIICVVLLAKGKVSNFIFSIIGSILYGYITYSNAIYGDAIMRVVYNIPMGIFGYITWKKNKVKADDDVEFRVLTTKQRILGVIGVIIAIGTLAGILHLIHGNNIILDATTTILGIVALFLMSKRYTENWYLWILVNAISVLLWLKVGNISSETVATLLMWIVFLLNSIFGTINWKKQCKLKSKAVPNYA; translated from the coding sequence ATGATCTTAGCAAGTGATTTTAAAGGATGGAGAAAAGGTGAGTATTTATGGTTAGGGGTCTCACTATTAACAACGGTGTCAGCTTCACTCTACTTAAAGGCAGGAGGTATGTCGATTATAGCTATGATAATCAACATAATCTGTGTAGTATTATTAGCAAAGGGAAAAGTTTCAAACTTTATATTTTCTATAATAGGGAGTATATTATATGGATATATAACTTATTCCAATGCTATATATGGTGACGCTATTATGAGAGTTGTCTACAATATACCTATGGGAATATTTGGTTATATTACATGGAAAAAAAATAAAGTAAAGGCAGATGATGATGTAGAGTTCAGGGTATTAACAACTAAACAAAGGATCCTAGGCGTAATAGGAGTTATAATTGCTATAGGAACACTTGCCGGTATCCTACATTTAATCCATGGAAATAATATTATTTTAGATGCAACAACAACAATATTAGGAATCGTTGCTTTATTTTTAATGTCAAAAAGATATACAGAAAACTGGTATCTGTGGATCTTAGTAAATGCTATCTCTGTACTATTATGGCTGAAAGTAGGAAATATAAGCTCTGAAACAGTTGCAACATTATTGATGTGGATTGTATTTTTATTAAACTCTATTTTTGGAACTATTAATTGGAAAAAACAATGCAAATTAAAATCAAAAGCTGTTCCAAATTATGCATAA
- a CDS encoding MarC family protein, with product MDYVIQIFINAMTMIAILNPFGNVPLFIGLTEDMGKITRKKLFKVIVITGFAIMAAFALVGSFMMHNFFRVEMKEVRIAGGIILVIVALKNLLFPKKNKKKDEPQEELTEEEEIKQGIIPMAFPMLVGPGSLAGVLLIRQEAGIISSTLSCVVVFVIIHLMFSAADIIEKIFGELVLFVLSRVMQLFIMAVGIKTIISGVTMVVQGIGG from the coding sequence ATGGATTATGTAATTCAGATATTTATCAATGCCATGACAATGATTGCCATATTGAACCCATTCGGGAATGTGCCATTGTTTATAGGATTGACAGAGGATATGGGGAAAATTACCAGAAAAAAGTTATTTAAAGTTATAGTTATTACAGGTTTTGCCATAATGGCGGCATTTGCCCTTGTAGGATCATTTATGATGCACAATTTTTTCAGGGTAGAAATGAAAGAAGTCAGAATAGCAGGAGGAATAATCTTAGTTATTGTAGCTCTAAAGAATCTATTGTTTCCAAAGAAAAATAAAAAGAAAGATGAACCACAGGAAGAATTGACAGAGGAGGAGGAAATTAAACAAGGAATAATACCTATGGCTTTCCCTATGTTGGTTGGACCAGGTTCACTGGCAGGTGTACTTCTTATAAGGCAGGAAGCGGGGATAATTTCCAGTACCCTTTCCTGTGTAGTGGTATTTGTAATCATCCATCTTATGTTTTCTGCAGCGGATATTATAGAAAAGATATTTGGGGAATTGGTTTTGTTTGTACTGTCCAGGGTAATGCAGTTATTTATAATGGCTGTAGGAATAAAAACTATTATCAGTGGTGTAACTATGGTTGTTCAGGGGATAGGAGGTTAA
- a CDS encoding DJ-1/PfpI family protein produces the protein MKKVVLYLAEGFEEIEALTTADILRRAGIEVDLVAVGSKKEVSGAHKIRVVADTLIEDLSHEKYDMMILPGGMPGTLNLDSSKILKKQIIDFDLESKFIGAICAAPLVIGKMGFLEDRQATCYPGVESQLFGATYREDLDVVVDGNFITSRGPGTAIPFALKLVELLKGEEISKNLASDLLV, from the coding sequence ATGAAAAAGGTAGTATTATATTTAGCTGAAGGATTTGAGGAAATAGAGGCACTGACTACAGCTGATATTTTGAGAAGAGCAGGGATTGAAGTGGATTTAGTTGCTGTAGGAAGTAAAAAAGAGGTATCAGGAGCTCACAAGATAAGGGTAGTAGCAGATACCCTTATAGAGGACCTAAGTCATGAAAAATATGATATGATGATCTTGCCGGGAGGGATGCCAGGAACGTTAAACTTAGATTCATCGAAGATATTAAAGAAGCAGATTATAGATTTTGATTTAGAGAGTAAATTTATAGGAGCTATTTGTGCTGCTCCCCTTGTGATTGGAAAGATGGGTTTTTTAGAGGACAGACAGGCTACTTGTTATCCAGGTGTGGAATCACAACTATTTGGAGCTACCTACAGAGAGGATTTAGATGTGGTAGTAGATGGAAATTTTATAACATCTAGAGGGCCTGGAACAGCTATACCATTTGCATTGAAATTGGTGGAACTTTTAAAGGGAGAAGAAATAAGTAAAAATTTAGCTTCTGATCTTTTAGTTTAA
- a CDS encoding PTS glucose transporter subunit IIA, with amino-acid sequence MGLFDFFKKNKEENYIEIYSPLNGRVIDLSEVPDEAFAQKMIGDGCAIEPAEGSVHAIADAEIDIFDTNHAVSFDLECGLEMIVHFGIDTVKLDGQGFERLVTPGDVKAGDELVKYNLEYITKNAKSTRTPIIISNMDEVAELKVVATGDVKVGDLLMKVKLNK; translated from the coding sequence ATGGGATTATTTGATTTTTTTAAAAAAAATAAAGAGGAAAATTATATTGAAATATACTCACCATTAAATGGTAGAGTTATAGACTTATCAGAGGTACCTGATGAAGCGTTTGCTCAAAAAATGATAGGGGATGGGTGTGCTATAGAGCCTGCAGAAGGATCTGTTCATGCTATAGCTGATGCTGAGATCGATATCTTTGATACTAATCACGCAGTTAGTTTTGATCTTGAATGTGGATTAGAGATGATAGTACATTTTGGAATTGATACAGTAAAATTAGACGGACAAGGATTTGAAAGATTAGTTACTCCTGGAGATGTAAAAGCTGGAGACGAATTAGTAAAATACAACCTTGAATATATTACAAAAAATGCAAAATCTACAAGAACTCCAATAATCATATCTAATATGGATGAAGTTGCTGAATTAAAAGTAGTAGCTACAGGAGATGTAAAAGTCGGAGATCTATTAATGAAGGTAAAATTAAATAAGTAA